One genomic window of Methanosarcina acetivorans C2A includes the following:
- a CDS encoding carboxymuconolactone decarboxylase family protein yields the protein MGKNIQEIKEVKGFMPKSVVYAEKINEDFGEGLASFYQAIWAEREDGLSMKQKHLMVFAIACSNNNIESAVKILERLKKFEATRAEISDAMMIAAWTGGIQNFTDFSVAVLKEMEKLGF from the coding sequence ATGGGGAAGAATATCCAGGAAATCAAGGAAGTAAAGGGCTTTATGCCCAAGTCTGTTGTTTACGCTGAGAAGATAAATGAGGATTTTGGCGAAGGGCTTGCCAGCTTTTATCAGGCTATCTGGGCTGAGAGGGAAGACGGGCTTTCCATGAAGCAGAAGCACCTTATGGTCTTTGCTATTGCTTGTTCCAATAACAACATAGAAAGCGCAGTCAAAATCCTTGAAAGGCTTAAGAAATTCGAAGCCACAAGAGCCGAAATTTCAGACGCTATGATGATTGCTGCCTGGACCGGTGGAATTCAGAATTTCACGGATTTCAGTGTAGCTGTGCTGAAGGAAATGGAGAAACTCGGGTTTTAA
- a CDS encoding DUF6141 family protein, giving the protein MERPETGLIFREVQDLHNNIFLISVLYPALLLWYVEVYSLVFGKPAGVQNIPDIYLFALWFVFGVFFPLLLYCTKHITEVRKDGIYIRLIPLNPSFKKIPIYVVEDCRIQAYDPFTGKDYKDSSPSRRANFVVTLQLISGKRVVISSKNPKELHQAIMSAVASF; this is encoded by the coding sequence ATGGAGCGTCCGGAAACAGGTTTAATTTTTCGAGAAGTACAGGATCTGCATAATAACATTTTTCTGATTTCTGTTCTCTATCCTGCCCTTCTGCTCTGGTACGTCGAGGTCTACAGCCTGGTCTTCGGAAAGCCTGCTGGGGTCCAGAATATTCCAGATATCTACTTATTTGCGCTCTGGTTTGTCTTTGGGGTATTTTTCCCTCTTCTGCTCTACTGTACAAAACATATCACAGAGGTCCGAAAAGATGGAATCTACATCCGTTTAATACCTCTGAACCCTTCATTTAAGAAAATTCCCATTTATGTGGTTGAAGATTGCAGGATTCAGGCATATGACCCATTTACCGGAAAGGATTACAAAGATTCATCCCCTTCCAGGAGAGCAAATTTCGTTGTAACCCTGCAGCTTATCAGCGGGAAAAGAGTAGTGATCAGCTCTAAAAACCCAAAAGAACTCCATCAGGCTATCATGTCTGCCGTGGCCAGCTTTTGA
- a CDS encoding class I SAM-dependent methyltransferase: MYRTIRVPPEKGEEIREKAVAGNFLDPARKIRKIQTSTGTFLEIPVTEAAGEIVGDFPVIKQEKPEFLEKTCSLKEYLSGTLTEAEMKHIPSGWHILGDIIIVSIPETLESKKIQIAEALLSMYPKCRSVVRDFGIEGKFRQPKRELLLGSGAETIHKEHGCFFKQDVTKVMYSKGNLEERKRMSKLGQGEIVVDMFAGIGYFSIPMAVHAHPEKIISIEINPESFAYLNENIRLNQVEDIITPIQGDCAEAAPEGEADRVIMGYVGTTHHYLEPGIKALKKSGGILHYHETVPENLFRTRPEERIKKAARCLGKKVEVLAIRRIKKYSPGVLHVVVDARIFE; the protein is encoded by the coding sequence ATGTATAGAACAATCCGCGTTCCGCCTGAAAAAGGAGAAGAAATCAGGGAAAAAGCAGTTGCCGGAAATTTCCTGGACCCTGCAAGAAAAATCCGAAAAATCCAGACCTCAACAGGTACCTTTCTTGAAATCCCGGTTACTGAGGCTGCAGGAGAAATAGTAGGAGATTTTCCGGTAATCAAACAGGAAAAACCCGAATTCCTGGAAAAAACCTGTTCCCTGAAAGAATACCTTTCAGGCACCTTAACCGAAGCAGAAATGAAACATATCCCTTCCGGCTGGCACATTTTAGGAGACATCATTATCGTCAGCATCCCCGAAACCCTCGAAAGCAAAAAAATTCAGATTGCAGAAGCCCTGCTTTCCATGTACCCTAAATGTCGGAGCGTTGTCAGAGACTTCGGGATAGAAGGGAAGTTCCGTCAACCAAAAAGAGAACTCCTTCTTGGTAGCGGGGCCGAAACCATCCACAAAGAACATGGCTGCTTTTTCAAACAGGATGTAACAAAGGTGATGTATTCCAAGGGGAACCTTGAAGAAAGGAAAAGGATGAGCAAACTCGGTCAGGGAGAAATAGTTGTGGACATGTTTGCAGGGATTGGGTACTTTTCAATTCCCATGGCTGTCCATGCGCATCCGGAAAAAATTATCTCTATAGAAATAAACCCCGAATCCTTTGCCTACCTGAATGAAAATATCAGGCTGAACCAAGTAGAGGACATTATTACCCCGATTCAGGGAGACTGTGCGGAGGCTGCTCCTGAGGGAGAAGCTGACAGGGTTATAATGGGGTATGTGGGAACAACGCACCACTATCTGGAACCGGGTATAAAAGCTCTGAAAAAAAGCGGAGGAATCCTGCATTACCATGAAACGGTGCCTGAAAATCTCTTCAGGACCAGGCCTGAAGAAAGGATAAAAAAAGCTGCAAGATGCCTGGGAAAAAAAGTTGAGGTTCTGGCAATCCGAAGAATAAAGAAGTATTCTCCGGGTGTCCTGCATGTGGTTGTAGACGCGCGGATTTTTGAATGA
- a CDS encoding AAA family ATPase, with product MSLGKGLNVLFSGSPGTGKTMAAEVLANDVKLDLYKIDLSSVVSKYIGETEKNLKKIFEEAETSMDLKASGTMNVKGAMVNLN from the coding sequence ATGTCTCTTGGAAAAGGCCTGAATGTTCTCTTTTCAGGCTCTCCAGGAACAGGAAAAACTATGGCTGCTGAGGTTCTTGCAAATGATGTAAAACTGGATCTTTATAAAATTGACCTTTCCAGTGTTGTAAGTAAGTACATCGGGGAAACCGAGAAAAATCTGAAAAAAATCTTCGAAGAAGCTGAAACAAGCATGGATCTTAAGGCTTCAGGAACCATGAATGTAAAAGGAGCAATGGTAAATCTTAATTAA